The window TGAAGCGCGACCGGTTCCGCTGCCAGACTCCGGGCTGCCGCTGCCGCAGAAACCTGCACATTCATCATATCATCAAGCGCTCACAAGGCGGCACCGATGACCCCTGGAACCTTATCGTGCTCTGCGAGGCCTGCCACCTCCACCTCCTCCACAGACTCCGGACCCTCACCGTGAGAGGCAGGGCGCCCTTTGACCTCACCTTCATCTTCGGCTCAACGTACTCCCATGAAGCCTTTCTCGTCTATGAAAGCGGGGTAAGGACCGGTTTACCCACGGGCGCTGATGTGCTATAATGGAACTGGAAGTTCCCGCACGCCGGGACATCACAATGAATGGCAGCGTAAACCACTGCTATGGGAAGATTCTTTAAGATTCTCCTTCTTATCACCATCGCAGGCCTTCTCTTCCTGGACGCCGGCACTTCGTTATGCCATGCCTGCAGGAATGGAGCAGGGGCAGAAAGCACGGGCTCCCCATCTCTGGGGAGTGATTCCGGCCCCGGCGATGAGTGCTCCCCTTACCCATGCGGTGCTCTGGATATCCTTAATCTCCCCTGTCTTCCTTTTGACAGGATAACGGCGGGAGAGAGGCGGCCCGGCACCAATGCCTCACTTGTGAGCCAGAGATCACGGGACACAGGCAGCCAGGGCAAGAGAGAGAGAGAGGCCGCATATGGCTTCACCACGTCTTCGGCAGAGCTCATTCAGGGCGGCATCTGTGAAGAACTGCCGGCCCATGGCTCATGCATTGATTCATCATCACCAGGCGCGCGCTCCCCTCCCCTCAGGTAACCTCCTCCCGCCACGTTCAGCACAAATCACAGGACTCATGGATACCCGGACAGGTAATTCAGTGCCGGCCGTCACTCAGGCCTTATTGCACGGCAGCAGACAGAGTGCCCGCTGTTCCGGCCCCATATTACCGAACAAGGAGGCGACCGAACATGTATCCCATAATCGTGAGCGCCGCCATAGCGGCAAAAATCAGGATGGAAGAGCAGATGAGAGAGGAGGAGGAGCGCAGGGAGGCTGAGCAGAAGGCCTCGGAAAGAGAAAAAGCGGCGGAACGAGAAAAGAGAAAGAAGGGCAGGGCCTGATGGAGCTCGATATATTGAGAGATCTTGTAGTAATCACAGGGATTACCATCCCCGTGATCCTTCTCTGTCACCGGCTCAAAATCCTCAGCATCATAGGCTTCCTCATTGCCGGGGTCATTATCGGCCCCCATGGCTTCAGCCTCATAGAGGGGTACGACAACATCACGGTATTTGCTGAGCTTGGTGTGGTCGCCCTCCTCTTTACCATAGGGCTTGAGTTCTCTTTCGAGAAGATCTGGAAGATAAGAACCCTTTTCCTCTCAGGCGGCGCGCTGCAGGTCACTCTCACCGTGGCAGCTGCGACGGCTATAGCGCTCATAATGAAGCAGCCGCTGCACTTGGCTGTTTTCATAGGCTTCCTGGTCTCCTTGAGCAGCACTGCTCTCGTGCTCTCAATACTCCAGGAGCAGGCAAAAACTGGCAGCCCCCATGGGAGGATAAGCCTTGCCATTCTTATATTCCAGGATATCGCCGTCGTGGCGATGATACTCATTATCCCCTTTCTCGCGGGGAACGCCGCTGACCCCGGAAGACAGATCATTTCACTCATTGTCAAGGCCTGCGCTCTCGGGGCCCTGGTCTTTATCGCGATGAAGTGGGTCATCCCGCAGGTGCTCTACCGCGTGGTGAAAACTGGAAGCCGTGAGATCTTCATGTTCACGGTGCTTTTCCTGTGCCTTTCCATAGGATTTCTCACCTCGTCCTTCGGCCTTTCACTGGCGCTCGGTGCCTTTATCGCAGGCCTGATAATCTCCGAATCCGATTACGGCCAGCGGGCCCTGGGCGCCATAATCCCCTTCAAGGACGTTTTCTCAAGCTTTTTCTTCATGTCCATAGGGATGCTTTTCGATATGCATTACTTTCTCAATAAGCCCCTGTTGATTATAGGTGCCGCTCTTGGCATCCTGGTCATCAAGGCTGCCATCGGCGCCTTTACCGTATTGATGCTGCGCTGGCCGCTAAGCACTGCAGTGCTTGTAGGGGCATCGATATGCCAGATAGGAGAATTTTCCTTTATCCTTATTCAGTCAGGCGTCAGCCTGGGCATCATAGGCGAGGATTTCCGCCAGGTTTTCCTGGGTGTTGCCCTCTGCACTCTCTTCCTCACCCCTCTGGCGCTCTCACTTGCTCCCGCTCTCTCGGGTCTGCTGTTGAAATTGCCCATTCTACGGTGCTTTAGGGGCACTTGCCCCGAAGAGAAGGAAGAAGGTGCCGAAGCCCCGCAGAAAGACCACCTGATCATCGTGGGATTCGGGCTCGTGGGGAAGAACCTCGCCATGGCGGCAAAGACTGTCGGCATCTCCTATGCAATTATTGAAATGAACCCTGACACAGTCAAGACAGAGCAGAAAAACGGGGAGCCGATTCTTTATGGAGATGCAACCCATGAGGCCATACTTCACCATGTCAACATCGGCACGGCAAGAATACTGGTCATTGCCATTTCTGATCCTGCCGCCATGAGGGGCGTGACGGAGCTTGCGAGGAGAAGAAACAGGGACCTCCATATTATCGTGAGAACAAGATTCATGGCCGAAGTGGAAGAGCTTCAGGCACTTGGCGCCGACTGCGTGATCCCCGAGGAATTCGAGACCTCTGTCGAGATTTTCACCAGGGTTCTGAAACATTACCTTATCCCCGTGCAGGACATCGAAAGGTTCACCGCCCAGGCAAGAGCGGGCGGCTACAGGATGTTCAGGCCTCGCTCTCCCGTGACACACACCATGGCGGGCCTCCTGCTCTCTCGCCCGGACATCACCATCATACCGCTGAGAATATCCGCCACTTCACCCCTGGCGGGAAAGACCCTTGCGGAATCCAACCTGAGAAGGCTTTACGGAGTCTCAGTGCTCGCAGTCCAGCGGGGAAAAGAGACGCTTCCGAATGTATCGGCCGACATGCGCCTTCATGAAAACGACGTGATTATAGTAATGGGCGCCATGGACGCAATTAACCGCCTGAGAGGCGAGGTATCCCTGTAGCATTGACGACGCTTTCCTTATCGGGGTAACGGGGGATGTAATAATGAGGCCGGTGCACCTGGGGAGGCCTGTTGACCATAGACTTTTACTCTGCTATACTCAAGAGCATACCAGGCGACATTATTTTGCTGCAGAGCACAACCAGCGTCTCATGGCAATTTACCCGGGCGGCATCAAATAATGATTGTCAGCAGAGAACAGGACTCTTAAAAATCCTCCGATTTCCGCCATTCTTGAAGACATTGTCACAAGGGCGGTCATGGGGGCACAAGGAGGTTTTATGCAGGAAACAATCCTGTTTCAGGAAGCCCGGGAGCCCCGCGAGGGGGCTTTCACCTTTCTCATGCCCGCGGGGTGGCATATCGAGGGAGGCATTGTAAGGGTTAATCCTATGATGAGGGGCGGCTTCACCCAGTCCATCGAAGCCAAGCTCGATATGGCGGTGATGAGCGACCCCCAGGGGACCGTGATGATCCACTTCCTTCCCTCTCTCTATTTCTGCGACCTGCGCATGAACCCTATGATCGGCGGCATGTTCCCGCCGGGCAGCAACTATAACGGCATGACAGTGATGCCGGCGATGCCGGCTGCAGAGTTTCTGTGGCAGGTCCTCTTCAGGCAGGCTCACCCCCAGGCGGGCGATGCCCGCTTTCACGGCGCTCAGCCATTCCCGCAGCTTGCGCAGCAGAAAGCCCAGGCCAGCATGGCCACGGGGTTGATGTGCCAGTGCGACGCCGCCGCTGTTGAATATGAATATGCCGAGCAGGACCGCCGCTACCTTGAGCGCGCCTTCTGCTACATCAAGAGCTACGGCCCGATGATGGCCGGCATGTGGGTAAACGAGGACACCCACCTGCTCAGGGCACCCATGGAGCAGTTCAACACCTGGCTCCCTGTGCTGGAAAAAATCAGGGATTCCATGAAGATCAGCGGGCAGTGGGCCGGCAGCGAGTCCCGGAATGCCCAGGCCATGGGGAACATGGCCCTCGATGCTCAGCATCAGCAGCAGCAGCGCGACCAGAAGCTCCTGGATACCCAGCGGTCGCTGAACCAGATGGATCAGGAGATCCAGCAGCACAGGATGATGACCAGCGCCGAGATCCAGAACGACCAGTATCTCACCCTGATGGGCCAGGAAGAATACCATAACCCCCACAGCGGAGATTTTGAAAGAGTCGAGGAGCAGGGTAAATACCGCTGGGTCACTCCTGAGGGGAAAGATTACTTTACCGATGACCCTGATTACAACCCCAACTTTGATCCCAACGCCACGAGAACCGACTATGAGAGGAGCCACAGGCGGCCGCGGTTCCCCGGCCAGTAATGCCTACCGCCCGTAATGGATGGTATAGAGGTTGATATACTCATCAGAATAGGCAATGGAGTCGCAACGGCATGTGAAAGCACTGCCAAGACCTTCGCGGAAAAGATCATGCCACTGTGGGCGCAGCATATGATAATCAGTCCTGGCGCCCCGCCCCTGGATGAAAAATGAGACTGCCTCCATCATCAGGAAGGCATCAACGCTCGGAATGGCCGTCTCAAGAGGGGCATCGTGGCTGAATACCCAGTCAATAAGAGAGCCATAGGACTGGTATACCGAGAGGGCAAGCTCGGGGGAGAACTGCTCCGGCGTGTCATTGTTGGAGTCCACCTCAAATATAATGAAGTGATCCGTATGAGGCGATATTTTCTTAAGATGCACAAGCTTTGTCTCCCGGGGCATGTGGTGGTAGGCAAGCGACGAGAGCATCACGTCAAAGTGCCCCTCGAGGCCGCCGGAGAAATTTTCTATCCTGCTCTGCACCACGCGGACCGAAGCCTGCGGGAAAGCGTGACCCACCTTCTCCTCCGCCATGGCGCACATTGCCCTTGAAGCGTCCAGGAGCACTATCTCGGCAATGTCACCGATCCTCCCGGCCTTCCTGAGGTGCGAGAGAAGCGCGGTCAGAAGCCCTCCGTCGCCGCAGCCTATGTCCATGATACGGAAAGGCTTCGTGAAGACCGGGAGCGAGTGGGCACAGTGGACTCTGAAGGCGGCCCTCGCCTCCTTAAGCGTGGGAACGCCGGCAAAGTGGAGAAAGGGAGCCGGATCCTGAAAGACCACGGCAGGCATCACGAGGCGCCCCCCATGGCGCTCAAGAAAGCTCGAGAGAAAGGAATTGAAAAAGACACCCTCCTCCTCGAGCATGGCGCCTTCCCTTATCCAGGAGGCTCCCTTCTCTTCAAGCCCCTTTGCAGAGAGCAGGGTGCCCGCGTAACAATAGAATACCGGGATAAGATTGGGCCTTATCCCGTCGCAGCATTCCCCCGGGGAGAGAGCACCCCGCAGGATCTCATCGCTTCGCTGGCGCCATTCACTTTTTTCCTCTTCTGAAAGAAAAAGCATGCCTTCCTCCTTGAAAATTCCAGAGAGCGCTTTCAGCCTTCGAGAGTAATCAGGGAACCGAAACCGGACTGCAGGAAAGTCTCCCGCACGGGGCCCGAAAGCCCCCTGACAGAAAATGAGGCGCCCGATGCCTTTACTTTGCGGGCGGTCATCAGGATGCTCCTGATGCCGGCACTGCTGATATAGAGAAGCCCTTTGCAGTCGAGCACCAGCGCCTTCCCTGAAGACGCGAGCGGGAGCACCGCCTTTTCAAATTCACCTGAAGAGGTGCCGTCAAGCCTCCCGGCTATCAGAAGGCTCACCATACCTTCTTGCTCTGCTACAATAATCTCCATAGCCCTTCACCTCTTCTTTAATATTCAATAGCGGCAAGGCGATTCCCCCCGGAAAGCTCCGATGGGCGTAAAGGTATTTCTCCGCCGGAAAAAGAACTTTCCGGGAGGAGGTGTGCCATGAAACAGGTTATCGTCATCGTGCTCATCGTGGCGGTCCTTGCGGGTATCTATCTGCTGGTGAGGGAGCCTGCCGGGCGGTTCATCGAGATGGCAAAATTCCCCAACGCGCGACCCGGTTATGAAAAGCTTCTCTTTGAGCTGGACAGGGAGAGAAAATACGAGAAGCGGACCGTGAGCTTCGATGCGGTCCCTAAAAGAAGCGGTAAAGTCCTTCTCCTCACCATGAAGGAGCAACTCCTCACCACCGTTCCTGAAGATTATTTCAGGCTCCCCGCGGAGGTGAAATCCCCCTCGGTAGAAAAACCAGACACCGTGGTCTTTGTGAGGCTTGAGCATGTCTGCTTCGAGGAGCATCCCTATCCCCCCATTCCCTCTTCCAGGGATAAGAGAGCCTCTTACGTGCTCCGCCTCTACTCCTTTGACAGGGCGTCATCAAAATTCCTGGGTGCCAGCGAGGTGGCCTCCTTCGAATCAGACAGCACGGGAAATCCTGTCATCGGCAAGGAGAAAGGGGGGCCTCCCTATCCCGACCTTGTGCCCGTCATCACGAAAATGCCCCTCACAAAAGGAGGTACAGAATGAATAGAAAGGGCACTCTCTCCTCCCTTATGCTTTGTGCCTTTGTCATGCTTGTTCTTGTGGCAGGGAGCGGCATGCACAAAGCATGCGCCCTCGGGCAGGCGGAAGCCCGGCAGAAGCTTTTCCCCCGGTACGAAGGGAAGGTCCTCGTGCTGCTCCTTGGAATGGAGGGCTGCAGCGAGACGGGCAAGGCAACGCAGTCTCTTGCTGAATATTCGAAAGAGAAGCCCCGAGAGGCCGTCATCATAAGGGTGGACGTGCCCCCTCCCGAAAAGCTGCCCGGGATGGCAGCGTCTGCCGCCAAATGGAACGCTCCATTCTCCAGGATAGATGACAATGACAGGAAAATCGCCAGGGCGCTTGATTTCTTCTCCTATCCCACCCTCTATATCCTTGACGGGAAAAGAGAGATAAGGTTCTCCGGCGGGTGCGACGCGGGGGAAGTGAAGAGAATGGTGGCGGAAATACTCAGTGAAAAACAGGGGGACGCTCCCCATGTCTACACGAGGCCGCTCCCGGAAAAAGGCACTTTGATTGCCGATTTTGACGCCTCAACCCTTGAGAAAAAACCGGTGAAGCTTTATGAGCTGCTGGGAAAGAAAGGGACCGTGATCTTTTTCGGCTCTCCTTCGTGCCCTTTCAGCGCCAGTGCAACCTCGAGCCTTCCCGAAATACAGAGGGAGTTCGGAAAAAAAGGCATCGCCTTTCTCATCATAGACAGCAGCAGGGATTCCTCACCTCTTTCCTTTTACCGGGAGAAGGCGCCGGGCATTCCCGTGCTGGCCGACGGCAAAGGGGCTCTGAGCGGGGAAAAATTCGGCGT of the Candidatus Eremiobacterota bacterium genome contains:
- a CDS encoding HNH endonuclease signature motif containing protein, with the translated sequence KRDRFRCQTPGCRCRRNLHIHHIIKRSQGGTDDPWNLIVLCEACHLHLLHRLRTLTVRGRAPFDLTFIFGSTYSHEAFLVYESGVRTGLPTGADVL
- a CDS encoding cation:proton antiporter, with translation MELDILRDLVVITGITIPVILLCHRLKILSIIGFLIAGVIIGPHGFSLIEGYDNITVFAELGVVALLFTIGLEFSFEKIWKIRTLFLSGGALQVTLTVAAATAIALIMKQPLHLAVFIGFLVSLSSTALVLSILQEQAKTGSPHGRISLAILIFQDIAVVAMILIIPFLAGNAADPGRQIISLIVKACALGALVFIAMKWVIPQVLYRVVKTGSREIFMFTVLFLCLSIGFLTSSFGLSLALGAFIAGLIISESDYGQRALGAIIPFKDVFSSFFFMSIGMLFDMHYFLNKPLLIIGAALGILVIKAAIGAFTVLMLRWPLSTAVLVGASICQIGEFSFILIQSGVSLGIIGEDFRQVFLGVALCTLFLTPLALSLAPALSGLLLKLPILRCFRGTCPEEKEEGAEAPQKDHLIIVGFGLVGKNLAMAAKTVGISYAIIEMNPDTVKTEQKNGEPILYGDATHEAILHHVNIGTARILVIAISDPAAMRGVTELARRRNRDLHIIVRTRFMAEVEELQALGADCVIPEEFETSVEIFTRVLKHYLIPVQDIERFTAQARAGGYRMFRPRSPVTHTMAGLLLSRPDITIIPLRISATSPLAGKTLAESNLRRLYGVSVLAVQRGKETLPNVSADMRLHENDVIIVMGAMDAINRLRGEVSL
- a CDS encoding class I SAM-dependent methyltransferase; amino-acid sequence: MLFLSEEEKSEWRQRSDEILRGALSPGECCDGIRPNLIPVFYCYAGTLLSAKGLEEKGASWIREGAMLEEEGVFFNSFLSSFLERHGGRLVMPAVVFQDPAPFLHFAGVPTLKEARAAFRVHCAHSLPVFTKPFRIMDIGCGDGGLLTALLSHLRKAGRIGDIAEIVLLDASRAMCAMAEEKVGHAFPQASVRVVQSRIENFSGGLEGHFDVMLSSLAYHHMPRETKLVHLKKISPHTDHFIIFEVDSNNDTPEQFSPELALSVYQSYGSLIDWVFSHDAPLETAIPSVDAFLMMEAVSFFIQGRGARTDYHMLRPQWHDLFREGLGSAFTCRCDSIAYSDEYINLYTIHYGR
- a CDS encoding STAS domain-containing protein, which codes for MEIIVAEQEGMVSLLIAGRLDGTSSGEFEKAVLPLASSGKALVLDCKGLLYISSAGIRSILMTARKVKASGASFSVRGLSGPVRETFLQSGFGSLITLEG
- a CDS encoding TlpA family protein disulfide reductase — encoded protein: MNRKGTLSSLMLCAFVMLVLVAGSGMHKACALGQAEARQKLFPRYEGKVLVLLLGMEGCSETGKATQSLAEYSKEKPREAVIIRVDVPPPEKLPGMAASAAKWNAPFSRIDDNDRKIARALDFFSYPTLYILDGKREIRFSGGCDAGEVKRMVAEILSEKQGDAPHVYTRPLPEKGTLIADFDASTLEKKPVKLYELLGKKGTVIFFGSPSCPFSASATSSLPEIQREFGKKGIAFLIIDSSRDSSPLSFYREKAPGIPVLADGKGALSGEKFGVQAVPFFYVLDTGAHVAERKPFTREGAEAALRSLLGEKVKSAPAVDGAG